In Lolium rigidum isolate FL_2022 chromosome 7, APGP_CSIRO_Lrig_0.1, whole genome shotgun sequence, the DNA window GTTTACGATCTTAAGAATCGGTTAATTGCGCATAGCATGCCCGTGGGGGATGTTTCACATTTGGTCACGGAGTGGGGCTATATTATTCTCATAATGAGCGATAAAAGGATACTTTGCATTGGAGAGAAAGACATGGAAAGTAAGCTTGACATGCTGTTCAAGAAAAATCTTTATACAGTTGCAATCAATCTTGTACAGAGTCAGCAGGCTGATCCTGCTTCAACTGCTGAGGTTCTACGGAAGTATGGTGACCATCTGTATGGAAAACAAGAATATGATGAAGCCATGTCTCAGTATATCCTCACCATTGGTCATCTTGAACCATCATATGTTATACAGAAGTTTCTTGATGCAAAGCGCATCTACAACCTGACAAATTATCTAGAGAAGTTGCATGATAGAGGATTAGCATCCAAAGACCACACCACCCTTCTGTTGAACTGCTATACCAAACAGAAGGATGTTGAGAAGCTGAACCATTTTATCAAAGATGAAGATGGGGTAGGGGAAATCAAGTTTGATGTGGAAACTGCCATAAGAGTATGCCGTGCAGCGGGATATCATGAACACGCAATGTTTGTGGCCAAAAAGGCTGGGAGGCATGAACTGTATTTGAAGATTTTACTTGAGGATCTTGCTAGATATAATGAGGCGCTGCAGTATATATCCAGCCTAGAGGCAAATCAAGCAGGTCTTACTGTAAAAGAATATGGAAAAATTCTTGTGGATCATAGACCTGCTCAAACAGTTGAAATACTGTTGAAACTTTGTACCGATGTTGGAGATCCTACAACAAGGAGAGGTTCAAATAGCATGCGTTTGCTTATGATACCCTCACCAATGGACTTCGTAAACATATTCGTGCACAGCCCACAATACCTCATGGAATTTCTAGAAAACTATATCAAAGCCGTGAAAGACTCCCCTGCTCAAACAGAAATTCATAACACCCTTCTCGAGCTGTATATATCAAAAGATTTAAGCTTCCCATCTATGTCACTGGAAAATGGCTTTGAGGATCAGAACATTAAAGACAGAAAAGGTAAAGATACTGCAAACGGCTATAAATCAGGCACAAGGGAGAAGGCAAAACTTGGAAAAGAAGATGCTAAAATGGCGAAGGATATTGTTGATAGGCAAAGGAAAGGGCTTGCATTGCTCAAGTCTGCCTGGACATCTGAGATGGAAGAACCTTTGTATTCTATTGATCTCGCTCTTATTATTTGTAATGCAAATGCATTCAAAGATGGTTTGCTATTTCTATATGAGAAGCTAAAACTCTACAGAGAGGTTATCAGTTGCTACAAGCAAGCGCATGATCATGAAGGTTTAATTGCATGCTGTAAGAAGCTAGGAGACTCATCTCAAGGAGGGGATCCATCTCTCTGGGGTGATCTGCTGAAGTATTTTGGGGAGCTTGGGGAAGATTGCTCCAAGGAGGTTAAAGAGGTCTTGACCTACATTGAGAAGGGGGATATTTTGCCTCCTATTGTTGTACTACAGACACTGTCGAAAAACCCTTGTTTGAGTCTCTCAGTTGTGAAGGATTACATTGCTCGCAAACTTGAGCAAGAATCAAAGCTGAttgaagatgatagaaaatctatTGACAAGTACCAGGTTAGTAATTCGATTTTGATACTTTTGCAGCATTTCATTCTGTGTTGCTATTCTCAACGCCTTTACAAGTTTTAGGCAAATTTATTAGTATAGCTTGGTTTGGTGCAAATCTATGACCCTGGAAAGCAATCCTCTATACGCTTCTATGTAATGCAAAATAGGTTTGAGTTACAGAACTATTAGGGAATTTGTCGTTCGTCTATTTGTGCtaacaagtttgttggaactttaTTCAGACTAGTAAAGTTGCACGCGCTGCAAGCACGTCTCGATTAACATAATCATGAACGTGCAAATGCATATATTGACTAATGTAAAATTCATGTTATTGGGGATATTAATACTTACTCAAATTTTAAAGCTAATATTACTCTTTACACATGATAGCAAATATCTGTAGTGCATTACAGAAGCATGTCAACATATGTAATCAATCCACTAATGAAATCACATAACAACAATCAACTAAAATATGTGGGTTTAGATTTTCAATAAATAAAGAACTGGACAGAGAA includes these proteins:
- the LOC124669432 gene encoding vacuolar protein-sorting-associated protein 11 homolog, which produces MYQWRKFEFFEEKAAGRGGGGGAPSVPAEIAGRVTCCSGGRGRVAVGCDDGTVGILDRGFRLSYGFQAYASSVLFLQQLKQRNVLVTVGDDDQASSQSSAICLKVFDLDKVQEEGSSSTTPFCVQILRIFTNLFPQAKITSFLVLEEAPPILLIAIGLDNGSIYCIKGDIARERITRFPLQVEAVSGGASSPITGLGFRVEGQAHQLFAVTPSAITLFSLHHQPPRRQTLDQIGCEVNAVAMSDRMDLIVGRPEAVYFYEVDGRGPCWAFDGSKKFVGWFRGYLLCIIEDQRSRKNTLNVYDLKNRLIAHSMPVGDVSHLVTEWGYIILIMSDKRILCIGEKDMESKLDMLFKKNLYTVAINLVQSQQADPASTAEVLRKYGDHLYGKQEYDEAMSQYILTIGHLEPSYVIQKFLDAKRIYNLTNYLEKLHDRGLASKDHTTLLLNCYTKQKDVEKLNHFIKDEDGVGEIKFDVETAIRVCRAAGYHEHAMFVAKKAGRHELYLKILLEDLARYNEALQYISSLEANQAGLTVKEYGKILVDHRPAQTVEILLKLCTDVGDPTTRRGSNSMRLLMIPSPMDFVNIFVHSPQYLMEFLENYIKAVKDSPAQTEIHNTLLELYISKDLSFPSMSLENGFEDQNIKDRKGKDTANGYKSGTREKAKLGKEDAKMAKDIVDRQRKGLALLKSAWTSEMEEPLYSIDLALIICNANAFKDGLLFLYEKLKLYREVISCYKQAHDHEGLIACCKKLGDSSQGGDPSLWGDLLKYFGELGEDCSKEVKEVLTYIEKGDILPPIVVLQTLSKNPCLSLSVVKDYIARKLEQESKLIEDDRKSIDKYQEETELMRRETEDLKTNAKVFQLSKCTACTFTLDLPAVHFMCMHSFHLRCLGDNEKECPECAAEYRSVMEAKQKLELNARDHDLFFRQLRGSKDGFSVVADYFSKGVVSKTTIPPENAS